One Streptomyces lincolnensis genomic region harbors:
- a CDS encoding fused response regulator/phosphatase: protein MDVNGKLTGTTVMVVDDMEVNRYAMGTVLSRAGHRVVPVATGGEALAELDARLRKGTLPDVALVDVGLPDMSGFDLCRLFKERPHTAGMPVVHFSAAAVAPVNRCQGLDAGSEAYLKVPAEPLEIEAVVRAAVRNARLRADDRALVRRLTLLSETIVTIQAARSLNELADAAAEGVARLTGNPAAVFVLDQDDRLHRGLSRDRIPVALPDESADRTVATLLRRLARGQAGVQLTTVPAQLWPTGFFRPGVDHDARLALAPTQDSRATVCLASPARGIRRVGLEGEALLAQLAQATALAAEPLLMYQVERHVALTFQHSFLPQPHRLPDLPGLDVAVRYVPASRQTEIGGDFYAALRTDEGVLTAVGDVVGHSLEAATIMVEIRHALRAYAVDESDPAVLAERLDRMLQRYHSDVTATACLALVTPDTGRVRIANAGHIPPLLIRGDGDADYAKAAGPLLGVGLPHPEPTELFLDPGDRLLMVTDGLIETRGTDLTASMEQLRAAASGSLPGLDALCDTLLACFGHEREDDIAMLALRLG from the coding sequence ATGGACGTCAACGGCAAACTGACAGGAACGACCGTGATGGTCGTGGACGACATGGAGGTCAACCGGTACGCCATGGGTACCGTGTTGAGCCGCGCCGGGCACCGGGTGGTGCCGGTCGCCACCGGCGGCGAGGCGCTCGCCGAACTCGACGCACGGCTGCGCAAGGGCACGTTGCCGGACGTGGCGCTCGTCGACGTGGGGCTGCCGGACATGAGTGGCTTCGACCTGTGCCGGCTGTTCAAGGAGCGGCCGCACACCGCCGGGATGCCCGTCGTGCACTTCTCGGCCGCCGCCGTGGCCCCGGTCAACCGCTGCCAGGGCCTGGACGCGGGATCCGAGGCCTATCTGAAGGTGCCCGCCGAGCCACTGGAGATCGAGGCGGTGGTCCGGGCCGCCGTGCGCAACGCACGGCTGCGGGCCGACGACCGGGCACTGGTCCGGCGGCTCACCCTGCTGTCGGAGACGATCGTCACCATCCAGGCGGCGCGTTCCCTGAACGAGCTCGCCGACGCGGCCGCCGAGGGCGTCGCCCGGCTCACCGGCAACCCCGCCGCCGTCTTCGTCCTCGACCAGGACGACCGGCTGCACCGCGGTCTGTCCCGGGACCGCATCCCCGTCGCCCTGCCCGACGAGAGCGCCGACCGCACCGTGGCCACCCTGCTGCGGAGGCTCGCCCGGGGACAGGCCGGCGTACAGCTCACCACGGTGCCCGCGCAGCTGTGGCCGACCGGGTTCTTCCGGCCCGGCGTGGACCACGACGCCCGCCTGGCGCTGGCCCCCACTCAGGACAGCAGGGCCACGGTGTGCCTGGCCTCGCCCGCGCGCGGGATCCGCCGGGTGGGCCTGGAGGGCGAGGCCCTGCTGGCCCAGCTCGCCCAGGCCACCGCGCTCGCCGCCGAGCCGCTGCTCATGTACCAGGTCGAGCGGCATGTCGCCCTGACCTTCCAGCACAGCTTCCTGCCCCAGCCGCACCGGCTGCCCGACCTGCCGGGCCTCGACGTCGCGGTCCGCTACGTGCCCGCCTCCCGGCAGACGGAGATCGGCGGTGACTTCTACGCCGCCCTGCGCACCGACGAGGGCGTGCTCACCGCGGTCGGCGACGTCGTCGGCCACTCGCTGGAGGCGGCGACCATCATGGTCGAGATCCGGCACGCGCTGCGCGCCTACGCCGTCGACGAGAGCGATCCCGCCGTACTCGCCGAGCGCCTGGACCGGATGCTCCAGCGCTACCACAGCGACGTCACGGCCACCGCCTGTCTGGCGCTGGTCACCCCCGACACCGGACGGGTCCGCATCGCCAACGCCGGCCACATCCCGCCGCTGCTCATCCGGGGCGACGGCGACGCCGACTACGCCAAGGCCGCCGGGCCGCTGCTCGGCGTCGGCCTGCCCCACCCGGAGCCCACCGAGCTGTTCCTCGACCCCGGGGACCGGCTCCTCATGGTCACCGACGGGCTGATCGAGACCCGCGGCACGGACCTCACGGCCTCCATGGAGCAGCTCCGGGCGGCAGCCTCCGGCTCCCTGCCCGGCCTGGACGCCCTCTGTGACACCCTCCTGGCCTGCTTCGGGCACGAGCGGGAGGACGACATCGCGATGCTGGCCCTGAGACTAGGGTGA